A genomic region of Venturia canescens isolate UGA chromosome 7, ASM1945775v1, whole genome shotgun sequence contains the following coding sequences:
- the LOC122413831 gene encoding uncharacterized protein: MTAALYPAEKNSDRTSSYPHYSTIFNFQGINFPMKLDQIGKFEKMNNLSINVYSEKEEVILPVRVSKEKKERHFNLLYIEDVSGCGIGHFAWIKNLSRLVNSQLNSDGHKKYICDRCLHYFPTIDKLQFHEVDCGVINDCAVRLPAENDKWLEFTNANRKERLPFVVYADLECILEKTSAEEREKNKKERKYQKKNPH, encoded by the exons atgactgctgcactttatccagcagaaaaaaacagcgatcGCACATCCTCTTACCcgcattattcaacgatattcaaCTTCCAAGGCATTAACTTCCCTATGAAGTTGGACCAGATTGGGAAATTTGAGAAGatgaataatctctcaatcaatgtCTATAGCGAGAAGGAGGAAGTCATTCTACCAGTCCGCgtgagcaaggagaagaaagagcgacacttcaacttgctttacatcgaagacgtgtcgggatgtggaattggacacttcgcgtggatcaagaatttatcccggcTCGTCAACTCACAGCTCAATTCTGATGGGCACAAgaaatacatctgtgatcg aTGCCTTCATTACTTCCCAACCATTGATAAGCTGCAGTTccatgaggtggattgtggcGTTATCAACGATTGTGCCGTTCGACTACCAGCTGAGAACGACAAATGGTTGGAGTTTACCAATgccaatcggaaggagcgtctcccgttcgtggtatacgccGACCTCGAATGCATCTTGGAGAAGACCAGCGCtgaagaaagggagaaaaataaga
- the LOC122413829 gene encoding uncharacterized protein has protein sequence MSNKCMICKKPVSRSETLKCIGECNALFHILCASKKYQRELDELKSCDHFLCDSCDDFDVHDSSVVAVNDSESPPDTITLVDIMRQLSSCTASTNTQLSSMQRAITKVGENINALQMDVRQLTTSHEALVAKVTTLEENVIVNSRETQRLRDENVQLSKHIQFLERGMATLTSSKYPFELTITGCPPSLKDPPDFIVNKVFNALGVTEFLPDIISIRKLPEDQLTVGSGTSSSQRTSHSSHVSYIVYLKSTAARDTIIQRRRELSEFTVKEVLKIEQAGNIFVNEHIPPYLYKLLKQAKARAKSNDYKFVWARSGKVWVRKANGTEPVPIMADSDLDKIA, from the coding sequence ATGTCTAATAAGTGCATGATCTGCAAAAAACCAGTGAGTCGATCGGAAACTCTGAAGTGCATAGGGGAGTGTAATGCTCTCTTTCATATTCTCTGTGCGTCTAAAAAATATCAACGTGAGCTCGATGAACTTAAATCATGCGATCATTTCCTCTGTGATTCCTGTGATGATTTTGATGTTCATGATTCTTCCGTGGTGGCGGTAAACGATAGCGAATCACCACCAGATACAATTACTCTGGTTGATATTATGAGGCAACTAAGCTCTTGTACAGCGTCAACAAATACCCAGCTTTCTTCAATGCAAAGGGCTATAACGAAAGTAGGTGAAAATATCAATGCTCTTCAAATGGATGTTCGTCAACTTACAACCTCACATGAAGCTTTGGTAGCCAAAGTCACGACGCTAGAGGAAAATGTGATAGTGAATAGCAGGGAAACGCAGCGACTGCGTGATGAAAATGTACAACTGTCAAAACATATTCAGTTCTTAGAGAGAGGAATGGCAACTCTCACCTCCTCCAAATATCCATTTGAATTAACGATCACTGGCTGCCCTCCCTCTCTCAAGGATCCACCGGATTTCATCGTCAATAAAGTTTTCAATGCTCTTGGGGTCACGGAATTTTTACCTGATATCATCAGTATACGCAAGTTGCCTGAAGATCAGCTGACTGTTGGGAGCGGAACGAGCTCTTCTCAGCGTACCAGTCACTCATCGCACGTTTCGTACATAGTTTATTTAAAATCAACTGCTGCGAGAGACACTATTATTCAACGTAGGCGCGAATTGAGCGAGTTCACGGTTAAAGAAGTACTTAAAATAGAGCAGGCCGGTAACATATTTGTAAATGAGCATATCCCTCCATATCTTTATAAACTATTGAAACAGGCGAAGGCTAGAGCAAAAAGTAATGATTATAAATTTGTTTGGGCACGTTCGGGTAAAGTCTGGGTACGTAAAGCTAATGGCACCGAGCCGGTTCCCATTATGGCTGACTCCGATCTCGATAAGATTGCCTGA